A part of Agrobacterium vitis genomic DNA contains:
- a CDS encoding ABC transporter substrate-binding protein: MERRRFLQSATALALSAPAVLAVTRAQAQSKKFTIALIPGLTTDAFYITMHKGAEAAAAAIGAKIIFQGAPDFNPVTQVPVLDAVIAKKPDAILIAPTDTTQLVQPLKKAADAGIPLITVDTFIGSGDYQIGTGDADFPLSYIASDNVLGGEIAARALASAIGDKGKVYVSNVKPGVSTTDQREQGFKAEMAKHPAITVLETQFNDNDANKAASQLQAVYARNPDLAGVFGANLFSGLGSANGVQQAGQSGTIKIVAFDAPGSVVDNLKSGLIDFAIAQHPAEIGYYGVISAYAHLTGQSIPTKIGTGFTVINKSNVTDPAIARFIYAE; the protein is encoded by the coding sequence ATGGAACGTCGGCGTTTTCTTCAATCTGCGACCGCGCTTGCCTTGTCCGCACCGGCTGTCCTGGCGGTTACGCGTGCCCAGGCTCAAAGTAAGAAATTCACAATTGCTCTTATTCCGGGCCTGACCACAGATGCATTTTATATCACGATGCACAAGGGTGCAGAGGCGGCAGCGGCTGCGATTGGCGCGAAGATCATTTTTCAAGGCGCTCCAGACTTCAATCCGGTGACACAAGTTCCGGTCCTTGACGCGGTCATTGCGAAAAAGCCGGACGCCATTCTCATCGCTCCCACCGATACGACCCAATTGGTGCAGCCGCTCAAGAAAGCTGCCGATGCCGGCATTCCGTTGATCACTGTCGATACCTTCATCGGTAGCGGCGACTATCAGATCGGTACGGGAGATGCGGATTTTCCGTTGTCCTATATCGCATCCGACAATGTTCTGGGTGGCGAAATCGCAGCCCGCGCGCTCGCTTCGGCGATTGGAGACAAAGGCAAGGTCTATGTCTCCAACGTCAAGCCCGGCGTGTCGACAACGGACCAGCGGGAGCAAGGATTCAAGGCCGAGATGGCCAAGCACCCCGCTATCACCGTTCTCGAAACGCAGTTCAATGACAATGATGCCAATAAGGCTGCGTCCCAACTCCAGGCGGTTTATGCCCGTAATCCTGATTTGGCCGGTGTCTTCGGTGCCAATCTGTTTTCCGGGCTTGGATCGGCGAACGGCGTCCAGCAGGCTGGTCAATCCGGCACGATCAAGATCGTGGCGTTCGACGCCCCAGGCTCGGTGGTGGACAATCTGAAATCCGGCCTTATCGATTTTGCGATTGCCCAGCACCCCGCAGAAATCGGGTATTACGGGGTGATCTCTGCCTACGCGCACCTGACCGGGCAGTCCATCCCAACCAAGATTGGGACTGGCTTTACGGTCATCAACAAGAGCAACGTGACTGATCCTGCGATCGCTCGGTTCATCTACGCTGAATAG
- a CDS encoding ABC transporter permease subunit — MAPENTHAIAPQADHADVTKTIVQRIAQLRAWVFLAALIVIFEIWAQTDFGGTFVGSPFNWQSVAVFAVAPLLLAIGQTFVIISGGIDLSAGFIMGLAAVVAAHATNYFGVFMPLPAAMVCGILVAILAATIPGIINGLLISRLNVPPFIGTLGMFGVARGAAFLLAGGTTVPVKNSYFAMLGNGRIEGIPYLVLVTAVFVLVMHYILSQTRFGQHNYAIGANAQASRRAGIDIKGHILRLYILSSVCAGLGGALYAARFTAGAAQAGEPLLLDSVAAVVIGGASLFGGSGTIIGTVAGALVIAVIQYGLVFMNVEPFWQFIAVGVVIIISVLIDQAQRRFSGVKHAE, encoded by the coding sequence ATGGCGCCCGAGAACACCCACGCCATCGCACCTCAGGCAGACCATGCCGACGTCACCAAGACGATCGTGCAGCGTATCGCTCAGTTGCGGGCATGGGTCTTTCTGGCCGCACTTATTGTGATCTTCGAGATTTGGGCGCAGACAGATTTTGGAGGGACGTTCGTTGGTTCACCCTTCAATTGGCAATCGGTCGCGGTCTTTGCCGTTGCGCCCCTTCTTTTGGCAATCGGCCAGACCTTCGTCATCATCTCTGGCGGCATAGATCTTTCTGCGGGTTTCATCATGGGGCTTGCGGCGGTCGTCGCTGCCCACGCCACCAATTATTTCGGGGTTTTCATGCCTTTGCCGGCTGCGATGGTGTGCGGCATCCTCGTCGCTATCCTCGCCGCGACAATTCCAGGCATCATCAACGGTCTGCTGATCTCCAGGCTCAACGTACCCCCTTTTATCGGCACGCTCGGCATGTTCGGCGTTGCCAGAGGCGCGGCTTTCCTTCTTGCCGGAGGAACAACCGTGCCGGTCAAGAACTCCTACTTCGCGATGCTGGGGAATGGACGGATAGAGGGCATACCGTATCTCGTTCTGGTAACCGCCGTTTTCGTGCTGGTAATGCATTATATTCTCAGCCAGACCCGATTTGGACAGCATAATTATGCGATCGGCGCCAATGCCCAGGCATCACGCCGGGCAGGTATCGATATCAAAGGCCATATTTTGCGGCTTTATATCCTGTCTTCGGTCTGTGCAGGCCTTGGCGGCGCATTATACGCCGCGCGCTTCACGGCAGGCGCTGCCCAGGCTGGGGAACCCTTGCTTCTCGACAGCGTGGCTGCCGTCGTAATTGGCGGCGCCAGCCTGTTTGGAGGCTCTGGAACAATCATCGGCACGGTGGCGGGCGCCCTGGTCATTGCGGTCATCCAGTATGGCCTTGTCTTCATGAATGTTGAGCCATTCTGGCAATTCATTGCCGTTGGCGTCGTTATCATCATTTCCGTTCTTATCGATCAGGCGCAACGCCGCTTCAGTGGAGTCAAACATGCTGAGTAA
- a CDS encoding ATP-binding cassette domain-containing protein: protein MLSNVAPLLEVRNFSRHFGAVKALDNCSLTVGAGEVVALAGDNGAGKTTMIKAISGVYSPTSGEILIDGQPVAFSSPQDAREKGIETIYQDLALADNLSIGANIFLGREPMKRAFGFIPVLDRKAMAKAAADTMALLDFHVKRLDAPVSNFSGGQRQAVAIGRAVYWNAKILIMDEPTAALGVPEQRKVVALIKSLKAQGRGVIFISHNLQDIFAVSDRIVVLRRGIVAGTRNIADTNHDEIVKLMIGG from the coding sequence ATGCTGAGTAATGTCGCACCCCTTCTTGAAGTCCGCAATTTTTCCCGGCATTTCGGCGCTGTGAAAGCCCTTGATAATTGTTCGCTGACGGTCGGTGCCGGTGAAGTCGTGGCTTTGGCCGGAGACAATGGCGCCGGAAAGACCACGATGATCAAGGCGATCTCGGGTGTCTATTCCCCGACATCGGGTGAAATTCTAATCGATGGACAGCCGGTTGCTTTTTCCTCACCGCAGGATGCGCGGGAAAAAGGGATCGAGACCATCTACCAGGATCTGGCGCTCGCCGATAATCTGTCCATTGGCGCCAATATTTTTCTTGGCCGTGAGCCAATGAAACGCGCTTTCGGCTTTATTCCCGTCCTTGATCGGAAGGCGATGGCCAAGGCCGCAGCCGATACCATGGCGCTTCTCGACTTTCATGTGAAGCGATTGGATGCTCCGGTCAGCAACTTTTCGGGCGGACAGCGCCAGGCGGTGGCAATCGGTCGGGCGGTTTACTGGAATGCCAAGATCCTGATCATGGACGAACCGACAGCGGCGCTGGGCGTGCCGGAACAGCGTAAAGTTGTCGCATTGATCAAATCGCTGAAAGCCCAGGGGAGAGGCGTTATTTTCATCTCCCATAACCTCCAGGACATATTTGCCGTATCGGACCGTATCGTTGTCCTGAGACGGGGTATTGTCGCGGGAACGCGCAATATTGCCGATACCAACCACGACGAAATCGTCAAGCTGATGATTGGTGGCTAA
- a CDS encoding SDR family oxidoreductase, translated as MWDLDGKAILVTGASGGIGGATVKKLREAGARVYAAGRSRDELDTLAAQTGCETLIFDLTSEDEIRKAMEALPLWGVVNCGGFGGEIATPQETDISIFDKAIAINVRGALLVTKYASRSMIKEGKGGSIVNVSSQAALAALPGHVSYASSKAALDSITRVSALELGKYKIRVNSVNPTVVMTEMSAFYWGRPEIGEPFLQKMPLGRWATVDDIAKPIRFLLSDEASMITGVSLPIDGGFTAC; from the coding sequence ATGTGGGACCTTGATGGTAAAGCAATCCTCGTCACCGGTGCCAGCGGTGGCATCGGTGGCGCGACGGTGAAGAAGCTGAGAGAAGCCGGGGCCAGGGTCTATGCGGCCGGACGGTCGCGAGACGAGCTTGACACGCTGGCCGCGCAAACCGGTTGTGAGACGTTGATTTTCGATCTCACCTCGGAAGACGAAATTCGCAAGGCTATGGAGGCTTTGCCATTGTGGGGCGTGGTGAACTGTGGTGGCTTTGGCGGCGAAATCGCCACCCCGCAGGAAACCGACATCTCGATCTTCGACAAAGCCATTGCCATCAATGTGAGAGGCGCGCTTCTCGTCACGAAATACGCATCGCGCTCGATGATCAAAGAAGGCAAGGGTGGGTCGATCGTCAATGTCTCAAGCCAGGCTGCATTGGCGGCATTGCCGGGCCATGTCTCCTATGCGTCTTCCAAAGCGGCACTTGATAGCATCACCCGTGTCAGCGCGCTTGAACTTGGCAAATACAAAATTCGGGTCAATAGCGTCAATCCCACCGTGGTCATGACGGAGATGTCCGCATTTTATTGGGGCCGCCCGGAGATAGGCGAACCCTTCCTGCAAAAAATGCCGTTGGGACGGTGGGCTACCGTCGATGACATCGCAAAGCCGATCCGCTTTTTGTTGAGTGATGAGGCGTCAATGATCACCGGTGTCTCGCTCCCCATTGACGGTGGCTTCACGGCCTGCTGA
- a CDS encoding M20/M25/M40 family metallo-hydrolase, with the protein MTDIETVLARVDDNLPSSLETLFELVRIPSISTDPAYSPHCRKAADFLASYLSGLGFAASVRDTLGHPMVVAHHEGQGADCPHVLFYGHYDVQPVDPLNLWQNDPFDPSIRDSATGEKIITGRGTSDDKGQLLTFIEALRAFKDTRGGLPVRVTILFEGEEESGSPSLQPFLEANAQELKADFAMVCDTGMWDAQTPAICASLRGLVGEEITIKAASRDLHSGGYGGVAANPLHVLSDVMAGLHDATGAVTLPGFYDGVEETPPDIKAVWAELEKTQPAFLTDIGLSVPSGEKGRSVLELLWARPTAEINGMSGGYTGKGFKTVIAAEAMAKVSFRLVGKQDPQKIRDSFRAYVTSKLPRDCRVEFHAEGASAAIQLPYDSPILAKAKAALSQEWPKPAIVVGGGGSIPIVGSFQSMLGMDSLLVGFSLKDDCVHSPNEKYNLTSFHKGTRSWVRILQGLSERRSAGREATVNGERDTGDH; encoded by the coding sequence ATGACCGATATTGAAACCGTCCTCGCCCGTGTCGATGACAATCTGCCCTCCAGTCTGGAAACACTGTTCGAACTGGTGCGTATTCCCTCGATTTCCACCGATCCGGCCTACAGCCCGCATTGCCGCAAGGCTGCGGACTTCCTGGCGTCCTATCTGAGCGGACTGGGCTTTGCCGCCTCCGTGCGCGACACGTTAGGCCATCCGATGGTGGTTGCCCATCACGAGGGGCAGGGCGCGGATTGCCCTCATGTGCTGTTTTACGGTCATTACGATGTTCAGCCGGTCGACCCGCTGAACTTATGGCAGAACGACCCGTTCGACCCATCCATCCGCGACAGCGCAACCGGAGAGAAGATCATCACCGGACGGGGCACTTCGGATGACAAGGGACAACTCCTGACCTTCATCGAGGCTTTACGCGCCTTCAAGGACACCAGGGGCGGGCTGCCTGTGCGCGTCACCATTCTCTTCGAAGGCGAGGAGGAATCGGGATCGCCATCGCTTCAGCCTTTTCTCGAAGCCAATGCCCAGGAGTTGAAGGCTGATTTTGCCATGGTTTGCGACACCGGCATGTGGGACGCGCAAACACCGGCGATCTGCGCCAGCCTGCGCGGTCTGGTTGGCGAGGAAATCACCATCAAGGCCGCCAGCCGCGACCTGCATTCGGGCGGATATGGTGGCGTCGCAGCCAATCCTCTGCATGTGCTGAGCGATGTCATGGCTGGCCTGCATGATGCAACCGGTGCTGTGACGCTGCCCGGCTTTTACGATGGTGTTGAAGAAACACCGCCCGATATCAAGGCCGTCTGGGCCGAACTGGAAAAAACCCAACCCGCATTCCTAACGGATATCGGTCTTTCCGTCCCGTCAGGCGAAAAAGGCCGTAGCGTGCTGGAATTGCTCTGGGCCCGCCCGACCGCCGAGATCAACGGCATGTCCGGCGGCTATACCGGCAAGGGCTTCAAGACCGTGATTGCTGCCGAAGCCATGGCCAAGGTATCGTTCCGTCTTGTTGGAAAACAGGACCCGCAAAAAATCCGCGATAGCTTTCGCGCCTATGTAACCTCAAAGTTACCTAGGGATTGCCGGGTAGAATTTCACGCCGAAGGGGCCTCGGCTGCAATTCAATTGCCCTATGACTCGCCAATCCTGGCCAAGGCCAAGGCCGCTCTTTCACAGGAATGGCCAAAACCCGCCATCGTTGTCGGCGGCGGCGGATCGATCCCGATTGTCGGCAGCTTCCAATCCATGCTCGGCATGGACTCCTTGCTGGTTGGCTTTTCGCTGAAGGATGACTGCGTTCACTCGCCCAATGAAAAATACAACCTCACCTCTTTTCATAAAGGCACTCGATCCTGGGTACGGATCTTACAGGGCCTAAGCGAAAGGCGATCAGCAGGCCGTGAAGCCACCGTCAATGGGGAGCGAGACACCGGTGATCATTGA
- a CDS encoding PLP-dependent transferase has product MSDALDYLQQASLITAHDEANAYDAVVPPIVQTSLFTFSDYDEMVATYRGEKLRPVYSRGLNPTVRIFEEMLAKLEGAEDALAFASGMATISSTVLSFVEPGDRVVAVRHLYPDAYRFFETMLKRMRIEVTYVDGRDEDAVAKALPGAKLLYLESPTSWVMDAHDVGALATLAKQHGVLSVIDNSWASPVFQKPLSLGVDLVLHSASKYLGGHSDVVAGVVAGPKALINRIRNETLPYLGGKLSPFDAWLLIRGLRTLPIRMKAHEASALDIAHRLQALDIVEKVCHPALNNGLPPGLHGTSGLFSFIFKDGIRIQTFCDHLKLFKLGVSWGGHESLVVPGDVVANQKAPPSFAAAFGVDPLSVRLHVGLEGTEALWSDLQAAMAAARTD; this is encoded by the coding sequence ATGAGCGACGCTCTCGATTATCTGCAACAGGCATCGCTGATTACGGCGCATGATGAGGCCAATGCTTATGATGCGGTGGTGCCGCCGATTGTGCAGACCTCGCTGTTCACCTTCAGCGATTATGACGAGATGGTCGCGACCTATCGCGGTGAAAAGCTTCGGCCGGTTTATTCACGCGGGCTAAACCCCACCGTGCGGATTTTCGAGGAGATGCTGGCCAAACTGGAAGGGGCGGAAGATGCCCTTGCCTTTGCCAGCGGCATGGCGACGATATCCTCTACCGTCCTGAGCTTTGTCGAGCCGGGAGATCGTGTCGTTGCCGTTCGCCATCTCTATCCCGATGCCTACAGGTTTTTCGAAACCATGCTGAAACGCATGCGCATCGAGGTCACTTACGTCGATGGCCGCGATGAGGATGCGGTGGCAAAGGCGCTTCCGGGCGCAAAGCTTCTCTATCTGGAAAGCCCCACCAGCTGGGTGATGGATGCCCATGATGTCGGCGCGCTCGCCACCCTTGCCAAGCAGCACGGCGTGCTATCGGTGATTGACAACAGCTGGGCAAGCCCGGTTTTCCAAAAGCCATTATCGCTCGGCGTCGATCTCGTCCTGCATTCGGCCTCGAAATATCTCGGTGGCCATAGCGATGTTGTCGCCGGTGTGGTGGCGGGTCCCAAGGCGCTGATCAATCGTATCCGCAATGAAACGCTGCCTTATCTCGGTGGAAAACTGTCTCCCTTCGATGCCTGGCTGCTGATCCGGGGTCTGCGCACGCTGCCAATCCGCATGAAGGCGCATGAGGCCTCGGCGCTGGACATCGCCCATCGCTTGCAGGCGCTCGATATCGTTGAAAAAGTCTGCCATCCGGCGTTGAACAATGGCTTGCCGCCGGGCCTGCATGGCACGTCCGGGCTGTTTTCCTTCATCTTCAAGGATGGCATCCGTATTCAAACCTTCTGCGATCATTTGAAACTGTTCAAACTGGGCGTCAGCTGGGGTGGCCATGAAAGCCTTGTCGTCCCCGGCGACGTGGTGGCCAACCAGAAAGCCCCGCCGAGTTTCGCGGCTGCCTTCGGCGTCGATCCGCTGTCTGTGCGTCTCCATGTCGGGCTTGAGGGAACCGAGGCCCTGTGGAGCGATTTGCAGGCGGCAATGGCGGCGGCCCGAACAGACTGA
- a CDS encoding FadR/GntR family transcriptional regulator, producing the protein MRTGNALNDTQHIAALPPLDRVQQVTGAMVGYINKAGLKRGDRLPTERELMNALGVGRSTVREVIGRFQALGVVETRKGSGTYLLQPVSAATVHMPLMLETVNLRDALLQTLEVRRGIEVEAGALAAMRRTEEDLRIIEEKLDEMERVHLAKGTSGKEDLAFHVAIYDATHNPLFKQLLEQMREAFERFWHKPFDRPDFARRSFPFHRTLFSAIADQDSDAARRETLKILAVVEEDIKEMSK; encoded by the coding sequence ATGCGCACCGGAAACGCGCTGAACGACACCCAGCACATCGCCGCGCTGCCACCGCTGGACCGTGTCCAGCAGGTAACTGGGGCCATGGTCGGCTATATCAACAAGGCCGGTCTCAAGCGTGGAGATCGCCTGCCGACGGAACGCGAGTTGATGAACGCGCTCGGTGTTGGCCGTTCAACAGTGCGTGAAGTGATCGGGCGTTTTCAGGCCTTGGGCGTGGTTGAGACCCGGAAAGGTAGCGGAACCTATCTTTTGCAGCCCGTGAGTGCTGCGACGGTTCACATGCCGTTGATGCTGGAGACGGTAAATTTACGCGACGCTCTTTTGCAAACGCTGGAAGTGCGACGCGGCATTGAAGTCGAGGCCGGAGCCTTGGCTGCCATGCGCCGAACGGAGGAGGATCTGCGGATCATCGAGGAAAAGCTCGATGAGATGGAGCGGGTACATCTTGCCAAGGGCACGTCCGGCAAGGAAGATCTGGCGTTCCATGTGGCGATCTACGATGCCACGCATAACCCGCTGTTCAAACAGCTTCTGGAGCAGATGCGCGAAGCCTTCGAGCGCTTCTGGCATAAGCCTTTCGACAGGCCGGATTTTGCCCGCCGCTCCTTTCCTTTTCATCGCACCCTGTTCAGCGCGATAGCCGATCAGGATAGTGACGCAGCCCGCCGTGAAACCCTCAAAATTCTTGCCGTGGTGGAAGAAGACATCAAGGAAATGTCCAAATGA
- a CDS encoding ABC transporter substrate-binding protein yields MKFRLFGGAVAVSVAALLTSPAVAFEGKSLVAPDCNYGGKIKSIVATDEHTVTFSMCSPDPAFKAKAAFVPFGIQPAKHIEEAGPKKKLLDNPIGTGPFKLESWNRGDSITMTRNENYWGAKPAFDKLVFRWNQSGAGRLNELRSGTVDEISNISPDDFDSVKNDPDLQFLPQESPNILYLGMVNTAKPFENEKVRQAIAMGIDRQRIVDNFYPKGSVVASHFTPCSLPNGCAGKDWYGFDASAAKKLLADAGFPNGFKTKIYYRDVFRAYLPEPSVVAVEFQTQLKKNLGIDAEVVPIESGKFIDDTSAGRIDGLYLLGWGADYPHVTNFLDYHFGKTSKMFGTTFPEITDGLTKGGTIADTKQAEPVYAAVNDAIRQHVPMVPIVHGAAAYAARATLKNAIVRPFGSPLLQDEIPGKDTLVFMQNAEPISLYCGDETDGETLNACTPITETLLNYAKDSGDILPGLAKSCDANADSTVWVCHLQEGVKFTDGSAFNANDVVVSWAAGLDASNPAHVGNTGSFDYFSSLWGGLMNAKK; encoded by the coding sequence ATGAAATTTCGTCTATTCGGCGGAGCTGTGGCCGTGTCGGTTGCTGCTTTGCTCACCAGCCCGGCTGTTGCTTTTGAAGGCAAGAGCCTTGTGGCGCCCGATTGCAACTATGGTGGCAAGATCAAATCCATCGTGGCGACCGACGAGCATACGGTGACCTTCTCGATGTGCTCGCCCGACCCGGCCTTCAAAGCCAAGGCGGCCTTCGTGCCCTTCGGCATCCAGCCCGCCAAGCATATCGAAGAGGCTGGTCCGAAGAAGAAGCTGCTCGACAATCCGATCGGCACCGGTCCCTTCAAATTGGAAAGCTGGAATCGCGGCGATTCCATCACCATGACCCGCAACGAAAATTACTGGGGCGCCAAACCGGCTTTCGACAAGCTGGTGTTTCGCTGGAACCAGTCCGGCGCGGGTCGCCTGAATGAATTGCGCTCCGGCACGGTCGATGAAATTAGCAATATCAGCCCTGACGATTTCGACAGCGTCAAAAACGATCCGGACCTGCAATTCCTGCCGCAGGAAAGCCCGAACATTCTCTATCTCGGCATGGTCAACACCGCCAAGCCCTTCGAGAATGAGAAGGTGCGCCAGGCGATTGCCATGGGCATCGACCGCCAGCGTATCGTCGATAACTTCTATCCGAAGGGCTCGGTCGTCGCCAGCCATTTCACCCCCTGTTCGCTGCCCAATGGCTGCGCCGGCAAGGATTGGTACGGGTTCGATGCCAGCGCCGCCAAGAAGCTATTGGCCGATGCCGGCTTCCCGAATGGCTTTAAGACCAAGATCTACTACCGCGATGTGTTCCGCGCTTACCTGCCAGAACCGAGCGTCGTGGCCGTCGAATTCCAGACGCAGCTAAAGAAAAATCTCGGTATCGACGCGGAAGTCGTTCCGATTGAATCGGGCAAATTCATCGACGATACCTCGGCAGGCCGGATCGATGGGCTCTATTTGCTGGGCTGGGGCGCGGACTATCCGCATGTCACCAACTTCCTCGATTATCACTTCGGCAAGACGTCGAAAATGTTCGGAACCACCTTCCCGGAAATTACCGATGGCCTGACCAAGGGCGGGACCATTGCCGATACCAAGCAGGCTGAACCGGTCTATGCCGCTGTCAACGATGCCATTCGTCAGCATGTGCCGATGGTGCCGATCGTCCATGGTGCCGCTGCCTACGCAGCGCGTGCGACCTTGAAGAATGCCATCGTCCGCCCCTTCGGCTCACCACTGTTGCAGGATGAGATTCCAGGCAAGGATACGTTGGTCTTCATGCAGAATGCCGAGCCGATCAGCCTCTATTGCGGCGACGAAACGGATGGTGAAACGTTGAATGCCTGCACGCCAATCACCGAAACGCTGCTCAACTATGCCAAGGATAGCGGCGATATCCTTCCGGGCCTTGCAAAAAGCTGCGACGCCAATGCCGACTCCACTGTCTGGGTCTGCCATTTGCAGGAAGGCGTGAAATTTACCGATGGCTCTGCCTTCAATGCCAATGACGTCGTCGTTTCCTGGGCGGCCGGCCTCGATGCATCCAATCCGGCCCATGTCGGCAATACCGGTTCCTTCGATTATTTCTCCTCCCTCTGGGGCGGATTGATGAACGCCAAGAAGTAA
- a CDS encoding ABC transporter permease, with translation MLGYAAKRLLISIPVIFGILIVTFALARLIPGDPCKAMLGEKATAETCAAFITRYGFDKPLPTQFFIYMGDMLRGDFGTSVRFSRPVTQIIIERLPMTAELAVLALITATIIGVGLGVIAARRHNSAADVGTMIVANAGISMPVFWLGLMLAYLFGVMLRGTPFWLPPSGRLSAGVNSIPFYEVWHWQLAAESGWSKVLEFFSNFYILNALITGNWTVFWDAIRHMILPVMALSTIPMAVIARMTRSSLLDVLGRDYVRTARAKGVPEKRVVSEHALGNALLPVVTILGLQMGALLSGAVLTETVFGLSGVGRMLVEAIFARDYPVVQAFTVMIAVSYVAINLLVDLSYTYLDPRIRPQ, from the coding sequence ATGCTCGGATATGCAGCCAAACGTCTGCTGATTTCCATTCCCGTGATTTTCGGTATCCTGATCGTGACTTTCGCGCTCGCCCGGCTGATCCCTGGCGATCCCTGCAAGGCCATGCTGGGAGAGAAGGCCACCGCCGAGACCTGCGCCGCCTTCATCACCCGCTACGGCTTCGACAAGCCGCTGCCGACGCAATTCTTCATTTATATGGGGGATATGCTGCGGGGTGATTTCGGGACATCGGTGCGCTTCTCGCGGCCTGTGACGCAGATCATTATCGAGCGCCTGCCGATGACCGCCGAGCTTGCCGTCCTGGCGCTGATCACCGCGACCATTATCGGTGTCGGGCTCGGGGTTATTGCCGCCCGTCGCCATAATTCCGCAGCCGATGTCGGCACCATGATTGTTGCCAATGCCGGCATTTCCATGCCGGTGTTCTGGCTGGGGTTGATGCTGGCTTATCTCTTCGGGGTGATGCTGCGCGGCACGCCCTTCTGGCTGCCGCCATCCGGACGGCTTTCCGCCGGGGTCAATTCCATTCCCTTTTACGAGGTCTGGCACTGGCAATTGGCGGCGGAGAGCGGCTGGAGCAAGGTGCTCGAATTCTTCTCCAATTTTTATATTCTGAACGCCTTGATCACCGGCAACTGGACAGTGTTCTGGGATGCCATACGCCATATGATCTTGCCGGTGATGGCGCTCTCCACCATCCCGATGGCAGTGATTGCCCGCATGACCCGCTCCTCGCTGCTGGATGTGCTGGGGCGTGATTATGTCCGCACCGCCCGGGCCAAGGGCGTGCCGGAAAAGCGCGTGGTCAGCGAACATGCGCTCGGCAATGCGCTGTTGCCGGTTGTCACCATTCTGGGCTTGCAAATGGGCGCGCTGCTCAGTGGCGCTGTGTTGACGGAAACCGTTTTTGGCCTGTCCGGCGTGGGGCGCATGCTGGTTGAGGCGATTTTTGCGCGGGACTATCCTGTCGTGCAGGCCTTCACGGTGATGATTGCCGTGTCCTACGTGGCCATCAACCTTTTGGTGGACCTTTCCTACACCTATCTCGATCCCCGCATTCGCCCACAATAG
- a CDS encoding ABC transporter permease yields MTRLNSVSASAAEAILEDGLIGEPVAQWRRTWGRLLRLRSGQVGLFIIGMLILIAIFAPVLAPYDPDQVLIGVEQVKRREPPCVHLLGCDASRPQHIMGIDGNARDSFSRILYGTRVSLVIGLTTVTCALFFGVLLGAIAGYFRGWVDNIIMRIMDVILGFPSLLLAIAIVAVLGPGIRNALLAISIVSVPAYARVTRASVLSVKTFDFVAATRVLGGSKWRILFRRVLPNAITPIVVLATLGVATAILDAAGLSFLGLGAQPPTPEWGTMLGAARNEIFSAPHLVFFPGLAIMLTVLGFNLLGDGLRDALDPRLHT; encoded by the coding sequence ATGACGCGCTTGAATAGTGTATCGGCCAGTGCAGCAGAGGCCATTCTTGAAGATGGCCTGATTGGGGAACCGGTCGCCCAGTGGCGGAGAACCTGGGGACGGCTGCTCAGGCTGCGCTCCGGGCAGGTTGGGTTGTTCATCATTGGCATGCTGATCCTGATTGCCATTTTCGCACCGGTGCTTGCCCCTTACGATCCCGATCAGGTGTTGATCGGTGTCGAGCAGGTCAAACGCCGCGAGCCGCCCTGCGTGCATCTGCTTGGATGTGACGCCAGCCGTCCGCAGCACATCATGGGTATCGATGGCAATGCCCGGGATTCCTTTTCGCGTATTCTCTATGGCACGCGCGTCAGTCTGGTCATTGGGCTGACCACCGTCACCTGCGCGCTGTTCTTTGGCGTGCTGCTGGGGGCGATTGCCGGGTATTTCCGCGGATGGGTGGACAATATCATCATGCGGATCATGGATGTGATCCTCGGCTTTCCGTCACTGCTGCTGGCCATTGCCATTGTTGCAGTTCTGGGACCGGGCATTCGCAATGCATTGCTGGCCATCTCCATCGTCTCGGTTCCCGCCTATGCCCGCGTCACCCGCGCCAGTGTGCTCTCGGTGAAAACCTTCGATTTTGTTGCCGCCACGCGGGTGCTGGGTGGCAGCAAATGGCGCATCCTGTTTCGCCGCGTGCTGCCCAATGCCATCACGCCGATTGTGGTGCTGGCAACGCTTGGGGTCGCCACCGCCATTCTCGATGCCGCTGGTCTCAGCTTTCTTGGCCTTGGCGCACAGCCGCCGACGCCGGAATGGGGGACGATGCTGGGGGCCGCCCGCAACGAGATCTTTTCCGCGCCGCATCTGGTGTTCTTTCCCGGCCTTGCCATCATGCTGACCGTGCTTGGCTTCAACCTTCTCGGAGACGGGCTGCGTGATGCCCTCGATCCGCGGCTCCATACGTGA